In Aphelocoma coerulescens isolate FSJ_1873_10779 chromosome 3, UR_Acoe_1.0, whole genome shotgun sequence, a single window of DNA contains:
- the LOC138108798 gene encoding interferon-induced very large GTPase 1-like: MASQEDTQEGDAKAQLAKAFQKEGLDAGYWVPKVSQVLGIECREALQHLECKDYLKLECAARHPWEKKALQKLLKIKDNKTTTEEVQKEHLEKTKQRQEVAKQALNDLTEMLKSHSHSQDALKEKAETLWKAMEIPKEFWPSPKKPLADMLESIHKQLEQQELSAGRTEHIPDTEVLSRASGGLALQGIYRTSRPEDVLAKREQLLRVPEGFQLSGPEQGSLLERKEFSSSAAESNFTKSMEQLGFSISVSAKAAFWGVCLEAGVDHSSSSQSQNIHQSHSEQSYFCTTMYQYIPLASCYFQRHQLRLSDAALQELQDMEQLLSCIEEEDSCTLLKMCESFFNRFGSHINQGPLHFGGIFWWKASTEGFRAEQWEEMKQQTSKALNSFVRASWGGFGASVGGTLDVSKSSSKASIQGRAGESSHTAIQLYVLNTGGPPDTASLPQWKTGLVSDNTTWCVIDRGFELIPVWDVIRCNHSRDFKSVTQMSRALRDAYKALTNQSVGTIFGEELDSAVQEARDFMATVKAWEVTVDERKLLMLMELKEDLHAKTKNPSVWINVCLSDKALQDFLVNTVRSCQESPPENTTSIKVMLRNILDPHIYSVKDFPEASFIMQWIFQTEHQLPRRPKVSELEELIKTLQQMREHIYAVTYAPGSSASAVHQAKVEATLTTSLAIYSLLQSLQERAEKDMELLVLLIVTSTGYNVESSTFPHLLGHPEIQYMAKEMEAAHEEYVKLKEQDADRAEASLLLTGLTVAPESQELSPEQKKERLVFMEDHMQGLWSTRVKNLLQKHSGGKDWERLEQDLHSLIRGCLDEKWDEQRMQNILRDMEDTVPTPEPPSQSQSKSDGSKSQANEATANQEFRQLLKRLGLENHYPRKMGMRDFRTICKTSLQDSQPSKDKELPFYFLQKLLTVDYRVRYLTCWDKGQGTRNPGLPHVPQMTEQEQKPSDFFENFLHRLKEAVPEPGSRDSRVHPMDLQMAIFHCADDFLRETLATKLAFCQLALPLLVPNPCTSHIEFPLYALSQIQRSWKEADKSGKQARTKSYNNKLIFQAQTPIVSFIRIGSSASSSKSQLLNALLNKRKHDTFFHRHCRGSTRERLLMEGVVEITWYCPRGSPDDTFECCVAFCNLHGDARDHGAQLQFLQEISAVNVALVSELEHMDNRGENLLQGLWQSQRPLVCLLTEKENVAAGQHSEIITIGIKNRNEAELAVQLTETIQNLLERSHPRFSLEACLDKARQHRFVVDADQPACLTAKAKAKELVELLKKEKLSEIKSQLLPLQGKLWYQWCQKDKELTRLQEKGNKSIEHHRSQIESEKAAIRKNQVKQAESPNPLVKSFLYFLQAQPADIKKYFLHWMKVFMDELSCGCLEELRRDYHELWSEVLARKKGKKKPSMEAQLQSRLNALSDEINDSSIGLEHLLREVGQIYEALEEMNCKNESCVKLPKIAADLMVSGYPVELMDGDASYLPLCWVGAIFDSLIERLGDKRVFVLSVLGIQSTGKSTLLNAMFGLQFNVSAGRCTRGAFMQLIPVGEELQQDLGFDFVLVVDTEGLHTMEMANKHSLNHDNELATFVIGVGNMTVINIFGESPSEMQDVLQIAVQAFLRMKKVNLSPSCLFVHQNVGEATAKEQNMEGQRRLQEKLDKMTVVAAQQEFCDISSFSDVIGFDVNTHIHYFAQLWEGNPPMAPPNPTYSQNVQQLKSKILQAAQKQSQRSILRLSSLKVRIGDLWNALLNENFVFSFKNSLEIATYRKLESAFSQWTWRLRSHVLDMQMRLDNKIRNRDLRNVTREYLEGQVQETSDAIEKEVEKYFREDKDRETLVQWKSSTELKLKELKDALLLETKKKCENLIELQKEQSKLDARKAQYEDELLRRSRELALTLKGKSLSERELKDSFTSVWNNWIADVSRDAPLLEQVDIDAEIEDVLLEHFKEPGLHERIRSSPKGRGFSFDMQKHVMKKKYLGYFQDPRSISNPDVINLQHITDSIIARVRANIDKKEEEKRDYSQNFIHEILNEVQEGVNSIPSNAKCTFNREYSIDLSLYLCRMAAERFKAMHEAFQKANDPVVYLSSKREDFFQCFQISCQGATSITTFAVFLCDKIGPALHRAVYERTAKAIAEDMQGKFPDFQGNRANLEISILRYLAEQENFEYFKEYLNCPEKFFLSYLGKRVQSYCSHGSRSLEKFLDSSLNLLCGNILKAVSFSTQIIKDRKDREDKVSLWLDEFCRELTEVINLPRSDLKGIEHQEVTDIEFLSSAMAEALDDLRDRLGKGFADADMSLFPRQPHIILAEHFSGCWEQCPFCGAVCTNTMRNHDGDHQQIFHRPRALMGTVWEKTNHLVIDICSSLVASNLKFRFDDGKWIPYKRYRDAGPRFSTWKILPDPSMQAYWKWFVSHFRTQLEALYNGKFQGKGEIPEAWQRVTKQEALSELDKYRSCPWEGRTTMALQFRGTLYQALLKMQL, translated from the coding sequence ATGGCTTCGCAGGAGGACACGCAAGAGGGGGATGCCAAGGCACAGCTGGCAAAGGCATTTCAGAAGGAAGGACTGGATGCTGGATACTGGGTGCCCAAAGTGTCGCAGGTCCTGGGAATTGAGTGCAGAGAAGCCCTGCAGCATCTGGAATGTAAAGACTACCTCAAGCTGGAGTGTGCAGCACGGCACCCCTGGGAGAAAAAGGCACTCCAGAAACTCCTGAAAataaaagacaacaaaacaacCACTGAAGAGGTGCAGAAGGAGCACTtggagaagacaaagcagagaCAAGAAGTGGCCAAACAAGCCCTAAATGATCTGACAGAAATGCTCAaaagccacagccacagccaggatGCTTtgaaggagaaagcagagacTCTGTGGAAAGCCATGGAAATTCCAAAAGAGTTCTGGCCATCGCCAAAGAAGCCCTTGGCAGATATGCTGGAGAGCATCCacaagcagctggagcagcaggagttgTCAGCAGGCAGGACGGAGCACATCCCCGACACGGAGGTGCTGAGCCGCGCGTCAGGGGGACTGGCCCTGCAGGGCATCTACAGAACCAGCAGACCTGAAGATGTGCTGGCAAAGCGAGAGCAGCTCCTCAGGGTTCCTGAGGGATTCCAGCTCTCTGGTCCGGAGCAAGGATCGCTACTTGAGAGGAAGGAGTTCTCCTCCTCTGCGGCAGAATCCAATTTCACCAAGTCCATGGAGCAGCTGGGGTTCAGCATCAGCGTTTCTGCCAAAGCCGCATTCTGGGGGGTTTGTCTGGAAGCGGGTGTAGatcacagcagctcctcacagtCACAGAACATCCACCAGTCCCACTCTGAGCAGAGCTACTTTTGTACCACCATGTACCAGTACATCCCTCTGGCCTCCTGCTACTTCCAAAGGCATCAGCTTCGCCTCTcggatgcagctctgcaggagctgcaagACATGGAGCAGCTTTTGAGCTGCATTGAGGAAGAAGACAGCTGCACCCTGCTGAAGATGTGTGAGAGCTTCTTCAACAGGTTTGGGTCCCACATAAACCAGGGTCCCCTCCACTTTGGAGGGATATTCTGGTGGAAGGCGTCTACAGAAGGATTCCGAGCCGAGCAGTGGGAAGAGATGAAGCAACAAACCTCTAAAGCTCTGAACAGCTTTGTCAGGGCCAGCTGGGGTGGCTTTGGGGCCAGTGTAGGAGGGACCCTGGATGTTTCCAAATCCAGCTCCAAGGCTTCCATCCAGGGAAGAGCCGGAGAGAGTTCCCACACAGCGATTCAGCTCTACGTGCTCAACACAGGGGGCCCACCAGACACAGCTTCTCTTCCTCAGTGGAAAACAGGGCTCGTGTCTGATAACACAACGTGGTGTGTTATCGACCGTGGCTTTGAGCTGATCCCAGTGTGGGATGTTATCCGGTGCAATCACAGCAGGGATTTTAAGTCTGTCACTCAGATGAGCAGAGCCCTCAGGGATGCGTACAAAGCGCTGACAAATCAGAGCGTCGGCACCATTTTTGGAGAGGAACTGGACAGTGCAGTGCAAGAGGCCAGAGATTTCATGGCCACTGTGAAGGCCTGGGAGGTGACGGTGGATGAAAGGAAGCTGCTCATGCTGATGGAGCTAAAAGAGGATCTGCATGCAAAAACCAAGAACCCCAGTGTGTGGATCAATGTGTGCCTGTCGGACAAAGCCCTGCAGGACTTCCTGGTGAACACCGTGCGCAGTTGCCAGGAGTCACCTCCAGAAAACACCACCTCTATCAAGGTAATGTTGAGGAACATCCTGGATCCTCATATCTACTCTGTCAAGGACTTCCCTGAGGCTTCCTTCATTATGCAATGGATCTTCCAGACTGAGCACCAGCTTCCCAGACGGCCCAAAGTCTCTGAGCTTGAAGAGCTCATCAAAACACTGCAGCAAATGAGGGAGCACATCTATGCTGTCACCTATGCACCAGgaagctctgcttctgctgttcATCAAGCAAAGGTAGAAGCCACCCTGACCACCAGCCTCGCCATTTATTCCTTGCTCCAGTCTCTCCAGGAACGGGCTgagaaggacatggaactgttggTGCTCTTGATTGTGACCAGCACAGGGTACAACGTGGAAAGCAGCACTTTTCCACACCTCCTTGGACACCCAGAAATTCAGTACATGGCCAAGGAAATGGAAGCGGCACATGAGGAGTACGTGAAACTGAAGGAGCAAGATGCCGACAGAGCTGAGGCCTCCCTTCTGCTGACGGGTCTGACTGTGGCACCCGAAAGTCAAGAGCTGTCCCCTGAGCAGAAGAAGGAGCGTTTAGTTTTCATGGAAGATCACATGCAAGGCTTGTGGTCCACACGGGTCAAGAATCTCCTCCAAAAGCACAGTGGAGGCAAAGACTGGGAGAGGCTGGAACAGGACTTGCATTCCTTGATCAGAGGGTGTTTGGATGAGAAATGGGATGAACAGAGGATGCAGAACATACTCAGAGACATGGAAGACACTGTTCCAACACCTGAGCCCCCCAGTCAGTCCCAGTCCAAGTCAGACGGCAGCAAATCCCAAGCAAATGAAGCCACTGCAAACCAGGAATTCCGCCAGTTGCTCAAGCGCCTTGGACTCGAAAATCACTATCCAAGAAAAATGGGGATGAGAGATTTCCGCACCATCTGCAAGAcatctctgcaggacagccagcCCAGCAAGGACAAGGAACTGCCATTTTACTTCTTGCAAAAGCTGTTAACAGTGGATTACCGGGTGAGGTACCTGACTTGCTGGGACAAGGGACAAGGGACAAGGAACCCAGGGCTTCCACATGTGCCACAAATGACAGAGCAAGAGCAGAAACCTTCTGACTTTTTTGAAAACTTTCTCCATCGTTTGAAGGAAGCAGTCCCTGAACCTGGAAGCAGGGACAGCCGTGTGCACCCCATGGACCTGCAGATGGCCATTTTCCATTGTGCTGATGACTTCCTGAGAGAGACACTTGCAACCAAGCTGGCGTTCTGCCAACTGGCGCTGCCTCTGTTGGTGCCCAACCCGTGCACTTCACACATCGAGTTCCCGCTCTACGCCCTCAGCCAAATCCAAAGGAGCTGGAAAGAGGCGGACAAGTCAGGAAAGCAGGCCAGAACAAAGAGTTACAACAACAAACTCATCTTTCAGGCACAGACACCCATTGTGTCCTTCATCCGCATTGGCAGCTCGGCCTCCTCTTCCAAGTCTCAGCTCCTGAACGCTCTGTTGAACAAACGCAAACACGACACTTTCTTCCACCGCCACTGCAGAGGCAGCACCAGAGAGCGTTTGCTGATGGAAGGGGTGGTGGAGATCACCTGGTACTGCCCCCGCGGAAGCCCTGATGACACCTTTGAGTGCTGCGTGGCTTTCTGTAACCTGCATGGAGATGCCAGGGATCACGGAGCACagctgcagttcctgcaggagATATCTGCTGTCAACGTGGCTCTCGTATCCGAGTTGGAGCACATGGACAACAGGGGGGAGAATCTTCTGCAGGGTCTGTGGCAGTCGCAAAGGCCTTTGGTTTGTCTTCTCACGGAAAAAGAGAATGTTGCAGCTGGACAACACAGTGAAATCATAACAATAGGGATCAAGAACAGAAACGAAGCAGAACTGGCCGTCCAGCTGACTGAAACAATCCAGAATCTCCTGGAAAGGTCTCATCCACGTTTCAGCCTGGAGGCCTGTCTGGACAAAGCTCGCCAGCACAGATTCGTAGTGGATGCAGATCAACCTGCATGTCTGACAGccaaagcaaaggcaaaggaGCTGGTGGAGCTTCTGAAGAAAGAGAAGCTGTCTGAGATcaaatcccagctcctgccccttcAAGGAAAACTGTGGTACCAGTGGTGCCAAAAGGACAAAGAGCTCACTCGCTTGCAGGAGAAGGGAAACAAGAGCATTGAGCATCATCGCAGCCAAATTGAAAGCGAGAAGGCAGCAATAAGAAAAAATCAAGTTAAGCAAGCTGAGTCCCCAAATCCACTGGTGAAATCATTCCTCTACTTTCTCCAAGCACAGCCAGCAGATATCAAGAAATACTTCCTGCACTGGATGAAGGTCTTTATGGATGAGCTGTCCTGCGGTTGCCTTGAAGAACTGAGGAGAGACTATCACGAGTTATGGTCTGAAGTCCTGGCAAGaaagaaaggcaagaaaaaacccagcatGGAAGCTCAGCTGCAGAGTCGGTTGAATGCCCTCTCTGATGAAATCAACGATTCATCCATTGGCCTGGAGCATCTCTTGAGAGAGGTGGGGCAGATTTATGAAGCTCTGGAAGAAATGAACTGCAAGAATGAGAGTTGTGTCAAACTGCCAAAGATTGCAGCAGATCTGATGGTTTCGGGGTATCCTGTGGAGCTGATGGATGGGGATGCTTCTTACCTGCCCTTGTGCTGGGTGGGAGCAATCTTTGACAGCTTAATTGAGAGGCTGGGGGACAAACGAGTGTTTGTGCTCTCCGTGCTCGGCATCCAGAGCACAGGCAAGTCCACCCTGCTGAATGCCATGTTTGGTCTGCAGTTCAACGTCAGCGCGGGGAGATGCACCCGCGGAGCTTTTATGCAGCTCATCCCAGTgggtgaggagctgcagcaagaCTTGGGCTTTGATTTTGTGCTGGTGGTGGACACAGAGGGACTTCATACCATGGAGATGGCCAATAAACACTCCCTGAACCACGACAATGAGCTGGCCACCTTTGTCATTGGCGTTGGCAACATGACTGTGATCAATATCTTTGGAGAAAGTCCCTCGGAAATGCAAGATGTTCTCCAGATCGCTGTGCAGGCTTTCCTGAGGATGAAGAAAGTTAATCTTTCCCCAAGCTGCCTCTTTGTCCACCAAAACGTGGGAGAAGCAACTGCCAAGGAGCAGAACATGGAAGGACAAAGGCgtttgcaggaaaagctggatAAAATGACCGTGGTAGCTGCCCAGCAGGAATTCTGTGACATCTCCTCCTTCAGCGACGTCATCGGCTTTGATGTGAACACCCACATTCACTACTTTGCTCAGCTGTGGGAAGGAAACCCCCCGATGGCACCACCCAACCCCACCTACAGCCAGAACGTCCAGCAACTAAAGAGCAAAATCCTCCAGGCTGCCCAGAAGCAGTCGCAGCGCAGCATTTTGAGGCTCTCGAGCCTGAAAGTTCGTATTGGTGACCTCTGGAATGCGTTGCTGAATGAAAACTTTGTTTTCAGCTTCAAGAATTCCCTGGAGATTGCCACATACAGGAAACTGGAAAGCGCCTTTAGTCAGTGGACCTGGAGGCTGAGGAGTCACGTCTTAGACATGCAGATGAGACTGGACAACAAAATTCGGAATAGGGACTTGCGGAATGTCACCAGAGAATACCTTGAAGGGCAGGTGCAAGAGACAAGTGATGCCATTGAGAAAGAAGTGGAAAAGTATTTCAGGGAGGACAAAGACCGTGAGACACTGGTCCAGTGGAAATCAAGCACAGAACTGAAGCTGAAAGAACTAAAAGATGCTCTTCTTCTTGAAACGAAAAAGAAATGTGAGAATCTTATTGAGCTACAGAAGGAGCAGAGTAAACTGGATGCAAGGAAGGCGCAATATGAAGATGAGCTCCTGAGAAGGAGTAGGGAGTTGGCTTTGACTCTGAAAGGGAAGAGCCTCAGTGAGAGAGAACTGAAGGACAGCTTTACCTCTGTCTGGAACAATTGGATTGCTGATGTCTCCCGTGATGCTCCTCTCCTTGAACAGGTGGATATTGATGCAGAAATCGAAGATGTCCTTCTAGAGCACTTTAAGGAGCCAGGACTCCATGAGCGGATCAGGTCATCTCCCAAAGGCAGAGGATTTTCTTTTGACATGCAGAAACACGTCATGAAGAAAAAGTATTTGGGCTACTTCCAAGATCCCAGGAGCATTTCCAATCCTGATGTGATCAACTTGCAGCACATCACAGACAGCATCATAGCACGCGTGAGAGCAAACATTGataagaaggaagaggagaaacgGGATTACAGTCAAAATTTTATTCATGAAATACTCAATGAAGTACAGGAAGGTGTGAACTCCATCCCCAGCAATGCAAAATGTACTTTTAACAGAGAGTACAGCATAGATTTGTCTCTGTATCTGTGCAGAATGGCAGCAGAAAGGTTTAAAGCCATGCATGAAGCGTTCCAAAAGGCAAATGACCCAGTCGTGTACCTGAGCAGCAAGAGAGAGGATTTCTTCCAGTGTTTCCAGATTTCCTGCCAAGGAGCCACTTCTATCACAacttttgctgttttcctttgtgaCAAGATTGGACCAGCTCTTCACCGGGCAGTTTATGAGAGGACGGCTAAAGCCATTGCTGAGGACATGCAGGGcaaattcccagatttccagGGCAACAGAGCCAATCTGGAAATCTCCATCCTGAGATACCTGGCAGAACAAGAAAATTTTGAGTATTTCAAGGAGTACCTTAACTGTCCAGAAAAGTTTTTTTTGAGCTACCTTGGAAAACGAGTTCAGAGTTACTGTTCACATGGGAGCAGAAGTCTGGAGAAGTTTTTAGATTCCTCCCTTAATCTTCTCTGTGGAAACAtcctgaaagctgtttctttctCAACCCAAATTATCAAAGACAGAAAAGACAGAGAGGACAAAGTCTCTCTTTGGTTGGATGAATTTTGCAGGGAACTGACAGAGGTGATCAACTTGCCCAGAAGTGACCTGAAGGGCATTGAGCACCAGGAGGTCACAGACATTGAGTTCCTGAGCAGCGCCATGGCAGAAGCTCTGGATGACCTGAGGGACAGGCTCGGGAAAGGATTTGCTGATGCCGATATGAGCTTGTTTCCAAGGCAGCCTCACATCATCCTGGCGGAGCATTTCTCAGGGTGCTGGGAGCAGTGTCCCTTTTGTGGGGCTGTTTGCACAAACACCATGCGGAATCATGATGGAGACCATCAGCAGATCTTCCATCGCCCACGAGCTTTGATGGGAACCGTGTGGGAGAAGACGAACCACCTGGTCATTGATATTTGTTCCAGCCTTGTTGCAAGTAATCTCAAATTCAGGTTTGATGATGGCAAATGGATCCCGTACAAGAGATACCGGGATGCAGGACCCCGTTTTTCCACTTGGAAGATTCTTCCTGATCCATCCATGCAGGCGTACTGGAAATGGTTTGTGTCTCATTTCAGGACACAGCTGGAAGCTTTGTACAATGGGAAATTTCAGGGCAAAGGAGAAATCCCTGAGGCGTGGCAGAGAGTTACCAAGCAGGAAGCACTGTCCGAGCTGGACAAGTATCGGTCATGTCCATGGGAAGGAAGAACCACAATGGCTTTGCAGTTTAGAGGAACTTTGTACCAGGCTCTCCTCAAAATGCAGTTATAA